From Campylobacter showae:
CAAAAATTTTGAATTAAAGAAAATTATTTATGAGCTTTGACGTATCTAAAATTTTAATCATTTTGTTGCTGATCGTAATCGTTTTGCTGGCTTTAAAGCTATTTAAAAAGCAAAAAATCAAGCAAACTAGATACAAAAGCGATAGCGGCGATACGGTAAAAAGCCGTGCCGAACTCATCGTGGCAAATTGGCTATTTTACCGCGGTATAGAGTTTATCTACGAGAAAAAGGTGCCGACCAAAGAGCGCGTTATTAGTGATTTTTACCTGACGCAAAGCGAGATTTATATCGAATTTTGGGGACTTGAGACGCCGCAATATCTAAAAAGAAAAAGTAAAAAAATCAAAATTTACAAGAAAAACCGTCTAAAACTTATCCAAATGAACGACGACAGCTTGCGCGATCTAAACGCGTTTTTCGCCAAAGAATTTGCAAAACTCGGCGCAAAATATCAAATCATGCCAAAGCAGTAAAATTTATCAAATTTAAATGCTTCCGTCTTTGTCACAAATACAAAATGCAAAAAAACGACCGTTAAATTCGGCGGATACAAAATTTACCAAATTAGAAAACCGGCTATTTAAAAACGTTTGCGGTTGTTTGAAAAAATAGGTTGCCGGCATCGTGACCGTAGTTACTGGTCTGAGTGCTGGTGATAAAACCTGCGGGCAAGGCGCGAGGTATGGCGTCAAAATAATCTGCTGCTCGCATAGCGTCAGGCAGGCATCTGTGTTTTTGATGTCGGCAAATTTGCTCCAAAATAGTACGCGGTCGGCGGCAAGTTTGATCAAATTTAGTCGCCGCGACGAAAAACAGCCCAAATCGTATCGTGCACCATTTTAAGGCTTAACAAATTTAACCAAAATAACGATTCTCGTAAATTTGCCTCGCTCATATTGCAGTATCGCAAAAATTAACTTTTAGCATTTTTAAAGTGCGGGTTATGCCCAAAATCGGTCAAAATTGATAAATCCGTAAAAATTAAACAAAAACTTACAAGCCTGGTTGCTTCGTTTAATTTTAACTAAAGTCCGTTTGTGCTGCGCTTTGATAGCCCAAAAAGTTCGCAAAGCATCAAGCAAGGCCCGCGCAAAAGCCTAAATTCAAAGCTAAAAATGTATAATTATCCCAAATTTTTAAACAAGGAATAACAATGGATAGAGTAGAGCAGGCCATAAACGACATCAAAAACGGCAAAATGGTCGTAATGGTTGACGATGAGGATCGCGAAAACGAGGGCGATCTGGTATTTGCGGCGACGTTTAGCGACACGCAAAAGGTAAATTTCGCCATCACTCACGCAAAAGGCGTGCTGTGCCTCGCGCTAAACGAGGAGATCGCGCGTCGTCTTGATCTAAATTTGATGGTGGATAAAAACACATCCTGCCACGAGACGGCGTTTACAGTCACGATCGACGCCAAAAACACGACGACGGGCGTGAGCGCATACGAGCGCGACGTCACGATCCGCCTGGCAGCCGATCCGATGTCAAAGCCGGAGGATTTCGTGCGACCTGGGCATATTTTCCCGCTCATCGCTAAAAAAGGCGGCGTGCTAAGCCGCACCGGACACACCGAAGGCTCGGTCGATCTATGCAAGCTTGCCGGTCTAACGCAAGCAGCCGTCATCTGCGAGATCGTAAAAGAGGACGGAAATATGGCTCGCAGACCCGATCTAGAGGCATTTTGCGAGAAATTTGGGCTAAATATGGTCTCGGTCTCCGAGCTCGTGCAGTACCGCCTAAAACACGAAAGCCTAATCGAGATAAAAGAAAAAAGCGCGGCTAAGATAGCTGGCTTTGACGCCCTAAAATGCGAGATACTAGATCACAAAGGCGAGCGCCACTATGCCTTTGTTTTTGGCGAGATAAAGGATAAAACCGCGGTCAAATTTCATCAAATTTCAAGCGACGTCGAGCTGCTATGCTCGGATAAATTTGACGACTTGCGAGACTCGCTTGAATATCTATCCAAAAACGGCGGCGTCGCGGTGTTTTTACAAGGCGAGGAGAAGTGCGGCGGACAGGTCAAGGATTACGGCATCGGCGCGCAAATTTTACACAAGCTAGGCGTCAGCCGGATCGAGCTTTTAAGCGCGAATAAAAACAAAGATTTCGTCGCATTAAAGGGCTTTGGGCTTGACATCGCGGGCTATAAAGAGTAACG
This genomic window contains:
- a CDS encoding bifunctional 3,4-dihydroxy-2-butanone 4-phosphate synthase/GTP cyclohydrolase II, with the translated sequence MDRVEQAINDIKNGKMVVMVDDEDRENEGDLVFAATFSDTQKVNFAITHAKGVLCLALNEEIARRLDLNLMVDKNTSCHETAFTVTIDAKNTTTGVSAYERDVTIRLAADPMSKPEDFVRPGHIFPLIAKKGGVLSRTGHTEGSVDLCKLAGLTQAAVICEIVKEDGNMARRPDLEAFCEKFGLNMVSVSELVQYRLKHESLIEIKEKSAAKIAGFDALKCEILDHKGERHYAFVFGEIKDKTAVKFHQISSDVELLCSDKFDDLRDSLEYLSKNGGVAVFLQGEEKCGGQVKDYGIGAQILHKLGVSRIELLSANKNKDFVALKGFGLDIAGYKE
- a CDS encoding helicase IV, which encodes MSFDVSKILIILLLIVIVLLALKLFKKQKIKQTRYKSDSGDTVKSRAELIVANWLFYRGIEFIYEKKVPTKERVISDFYLTQSEIYIEFWGLETPQYLKRKSKKIKIYKKNRLKLIQMNDDSLRDLNAFFAKEFAKLGAKYQIMPKQ